In Flavobacterium sp. N1736, the following are encoded in one genomic region:
- a CDS encoding CBS domain-containing protein: MAQPKIVYRDLIAKILLIGSFILLITIVIYWITCDGDPERLFSLLAPLISTWIGTLLAFYFGRESFEAASKSYHEIINKISPDILDDILVKQVMIDKFTMVAIDTDNSMITTFNLQGLRDFLDSINKSRLPILEGGKIKCIIHKSTFSDELLKATPAQTLADFITANPTVIQFDVISETKKVEDARKLMNEKNYKDLFVVDANNVVVGWLTDTQIIRYMDSQKL; the protein is encoded by the coding sequence ATGGCACAGCCAAAAATAGTTTATAGAGATCTAATAGCAAAAATTTTACTTATCGGATCATTTATTCTTTTAATCACAATTGTAATATATTGGATAACATGCGACGGCGATCCGGAAAGATTGTTTAGTTTATTAGCCCCTTTAATTAGTACCTGGATTGGAACTCTTCTTGCTTTTTATTTTGGAAGAGAAAGTTTTGAAGCAGCTTCTAAAAGTTATCATGAAATAATTAATAAAATATCTCCTGATATTTTAGATGATATTTTAGTAAAGCAAGTAATGATTGATAAATTTACGATGGTCGCTATCGATACCGATAACTCAATGATTACTACATTTAATTTACAAGGATTACGAGATTTTCTTGATAGTATAAACAAAAGCAGACTTCCGATTTTAGAAGGTGGAAAAATAAAATGCATCATTCACAAGAGCACATTTAGCGATGAACTGCTTAAAGCAACGCCTGCACAAACACTTGCCGATTTTATTACCGCGAACCCAACGGTTATTCAGTTCGATGTAATAAGTGAAACTAAAAAAGTTGAAGATGCCAGAAAATTAATGAATGAGAAAAATTACAAAGACTTGTTTGTTGTAGATGCTAATAATGTGGTTGTTGGCTGGCTTACAGATACACAGATCATCAGATATATGGACAGTCAAAAATTATAA